A single Ammospiza caudacuta isolate bAmmCau1 chromosome 6, bAmmCau1.pri, whole genome shotgun sequence DNA region contains:
- the TRMT5 gene encoding tRNA (guanine(37)-N1)-methyltransferase isoform X1: MASGCAREGLVWTLERIWPQKRTLWRLGYCARLLKTNHFRTAASNPSFPAVWMLLAQHSGTIPGLFVVVQKNTLFTMPETVEDKTDPELYLPHPGVRGMTLLNREAFKRTLVVPALKVRKEIVHRVLKSLKQSVLQRPGLKRVVEDPEDEDSRFVILDSHKVPDFSLGESEQQVLKELSVPAEVCRYQLELSYENFKSEEILRAVLPQGQEVTSGFSRVGHIAHLNLRDHQLPYRHLIGQVIMDKNPGVTCVVNKTNIIDSTYRNFEMEVLAGESNLVTKVKENNISYELDFSKVYWNPRLSTEHGRIVALLRAGDVLFDVFAGVGPFAIPAAKRRCRVFANDLNPDSYSWLLHNCRLNKVHSQVKAFNMDGRAFLRGPVREELSKELPLLGEEHQTAFHIVMNLPALAVEFLDVFRHLLVGEPCSPAGLPTVHCYGFSKHRDPARDIQERAEAVLGTSLAGRCSTFLVRNVAPNKEMLCLSFQVPADVLYKRPCPEEAKPASKRLCTSQDCSEEKALS; encoded by the exons atGGCCTCGGGTTGCGCCAGGGAAGGCTTGGTTTGGACATTAGAAAGAATTTGGCCACAGAAAAG GACTTTGTGGAGATTGGGATACTGTGCCAGACTACTGAAAACTAATCATTTTAGAACAGCTGCATCAAATCCATCATTTCCAGCAGTTTGGATGCTATTGGCACAACATTCTGGCACAATACCTGGGCTCTTTGTGGTAGTTCAAAAAAACACTTTGTTCACAATGCCCGAAACCGTGGAGGATAAAACTGATCCAGAACTGTATCTGCCACATCCTGGAGTGCGTGGGATGACGCTGCTCAACAGAGAGGCTTTCAAAAGGACTCTGGTTGTTCCAGCTCTTAAAGTCAGGAAAGAAATTGTGCACAGAGTGCTGAAATCCCTGAAACAATCAGTGCTGCAGCGCCCCGGCCTCAAGCGCGTGGTGGAGGACCCAGAGGATGAGGACAGCAGATTTGTTATCCTGGATTCTCATAAAGTGCCAGATTTCTCATTAGGGGAGTCAGAGCAGCAGGTCCTGAAGGAGCTCAGCGTCcctgctgaggtgtgcaggtaccagctggagctgagctatGAGAATTTCAAGTCGGAGGAGATCCTGAGGGCCGTCCTTCCCCAGGGCCAGGAGGTCACCTCTGGCTTCAGCCGTGTGGGCCACATTGCTCACTTGAACCTCAGGGATCACCAGCTGCCCTACAGACACCTCATTG GCCAGGTGATAATGGACAAGAATCCAGGAGTCACCTGTGTAGTGAATAAAACCAACATTATCGACAGCACATACAGGAATTTTGAAATGGAAGTGCTTGCTGGAGAGAGCAACCTGGTGACCAAG GtcaaagaaaataacatttcctACGAGCTGGATTTCTCCAAGGTGTACTGGAACCCGCGGCTGTCCACGGAGCACGGCCGCATAGTGGCGCTGCTCAGGGCCGGGGACGTTCTGTTCGATGTCTTTGCCGGCGTCGGCCCTTTCGCCATCCCGGCGGCCAAGAGGAGGTGCCGAGTGTTTGCCAACGACCTCAACCCCGACTCCTactcctggctgctgcacaaCTGCCGGCTCAACAAAGTGCACAGCCAGGTGAAGGCGTTCAACATGGACGGCAGGGCCTTCCTGCGGGGGCCGGTGAGGGAGGAGCTCAGCAAGGAGCTCCCGCTGCTGGGGGAGGAGCACCAAACTGCGTTCCACATCGTGATGaatctgccagccctggctgtggagTTCCTGGATGTCTTCAGGCATCTCTTGGTGGgggagccctgcagccctgctggcctCCCCACTGTGCACTGCTACGGCTTCTCCAAGCACAGGGACCCAGCCAGGGACATTCAGGAGAGGGCAGAGGCCGTGCTGGGAACCTCCTTGGCCGGGCGCTGCTCCACTTTCCTGGTCAGGAACGTGGCACCCAACAAGGAGATGCTGTGCCTCAGCTTCCAGGTCCCAGCAGACGTGCTCTACAAGAGGCCCTGCCCTGAGGAAG CAAAACCAGCCTCAAAACGTCTCTGTACCAGCCAAGATTGTTCAGAAGAGAAGGCACTGAGTTGA
- the TRMT5 gene encoding tRNA (guanine(37)-N1)-methyltransferase isoform X2: MLRPVDEGFLLCTGTLWRLGYCARLLKTNHFRTAASNPSFPAVWMLLAQHSGTIPGLFVVVQKNTLFTMPETVEDKTDPELYLPHPGVRGMTLLNREAFKRTLVVPALKVRKEIVHRVLKSLKQSVLQRPGLKRVVEDPEDEDSRFVILDSHKVPDFSLGESEQQVLKELSVPAEVCRYQLELSYENFKSEEILRAVLPQGQEVTSGFSRVGHIAHLNLRDHQLPYRHLIGQVIMDKNPGVTCVVNKTNIIDSTYRNFEMEVLAGESNLVTKVKENNISYELDFSKVYWNPRLSTEHGRIVALLRAGDVLFDVFAGVGPFAIPAAKRRCRVFANDLNPDSYSWLLHNCRLNKVHSQVKAFNMDGRAFLRGPVREELSKELPLLGEEHQTAFHIVMNLPALAVEFLDVFRHLLVGEPCSPAGLPTVHCYGFSKHRDPARDIQERAEAVLGTSLAGRCSTFLVRNVAPNKEMLCLSFQVPADVLYKRPCPEEAKPASKRLCTSQDCSEEKALS; encoded by the exons ATGCTGAGGCCTGTGGATGAGGGATTTCTCCTGTGCACAGG GACTTTGTGGAGATTGGGATACTGTGCCAGACTACTGAAAACTAATCATTTTAGAACAGCTGCATCAAATCCATCATTTCCAGCAGTTTGGATGCTATTGGCACAACATTCTGGCACAATACCTGGGCTCTTTGTGGTAGTTCAAAAAAACACTTTGTTCACAATGCCCGAAACCGTGGAGGATAAAACTGATCCAGAACTGTATCTGCCACATCCTGGAGTGCGTGGGATGACGCTGCTCAACAGAGAGGCTTTCAAAAGGACTCTGGTTGTTCCAGCTCTTAAAGTCAGGAAAGAAATTGTGCACAGAGTGCTGAAATCCCTGAAACAATCAGTGCTGCAGCGCCCCGGCCTCAAGCGCGTGGTGGAGGACCCAGAGGATGAGGACAGCAGATTTGTTATCCTGGATTCTCATAAAGTGCCAGATTTCTCATTAGGGGAGTCAGAGCAGCAGGTCCTGAAGGAGCTCAGCGTCcctgctgaggtgtgcaggtaccagctggagctgagctatGAGAATTTCAAGTCGGAGGAGATCCTGAGGGCCGTCCTTCCCCAGGGCCAGGAGGTCACCTCTGGCTTCAGCCGTGTGGGCCACATTGCTCACTTGAACCTCAGGGATCACCAGCTGCCCTACAGACACCTCATTG GCCAGGTGATAATGGACAAGAATCCAGGAGTCACCTGTGTAGTGAATAAAACCAACATTATCGACAGCACATACAGGAATTTTGAAATGGAAGTGCTTGCTGGAGAGAGCAACCTGGTGACCAAG GtcaaagaaaataacatttcctACGAGCTGGATTTCTCCAAGGTGTACTGGAACCCGCGGCTGTCCACGGAGCACGGCCGCATAGTGGCGCTGCTCAGGGCCGGGGACGTTCTGTTCGATGTCTTTGCCGGCGTCGGCCCTTTCGCCATCCCGGCGGCCAAGAGGAGGTGCCGAGTGTTTGCCAACGACCTCAACCCCGACTCCTactcctggctgctgcacaaCTGCCGGCTCAACAAAGTGCACAGCCAGGTGAAGGCGTTCAACATGGACGGCAGGGCCTTCCTGCGGGGGCCGGTGAGGGAGGAGCTCAGCAAGGAGCTCCCGCTGCTGGGGGAGGAGCACCAAACTGCGTTCCACATCGTGATGaatctgccagccctggctgtggagTTCCTGGATGTCTTCAGGCATCTCTTGGTGGgggagccctgcagccctgctggcctCCCCACTGTGCACTGCTACGGCTTCTCCAAGCACAGGGACCCAGCCAGGGACATTCAGGAGAGGGCAGAGGCCGTGCTGGGAACCTCCTTGGCCGGGCGCTGCTCCACTTTCCTGGTCAGGAACGTGGCACCCAACAAGGAGATGCTGTGCCTCAGCTTCCAGGTCCCAGCAGACGTGCTCTACAAGAGGCCCTGCCCTGAGGAAG CAAAACCAGCCTCAAAACGTCTCTGTACCAGCCAAGATTGTTCAGAAGAGAAGGCACTGAGTTGA